Sequence from the Thunnus maccoyii chromosome 11, fThuMac1.1, whole genome shotgun sequence genome:
TGTCATACAAAACTAACTACTACCGATGCAAAGCTTCTAAAGGATGCTTCATGTTGAGGAAGAAAGACGAGAGTTGAATAAAGTGAATACTCCTGTCCTGCCGAAAGCTTTTTAACACTGTGTGGCTGCACCTTCATTCAACCTCAGACAcgaaaaataaattaaatgccGACCACGACGCTGGCACCAGTTCCTCCACATGCTCGCATACACATTTATACTCGGTACCTATCAAATGAAGAGATCGTAGCTATTAAAAATGGGTGTTAGTGTTAAAAAATAGCAGCATGTTAAGTTCCGAGATGAACAGTCGTGTGTTCAGGTTGGCCTGTCTCACCAGACAGAGACAAAACCTTGAAGGTagggaaaacaacaaaaaaaaaatgggaaaattgAAATGGCATCttaaaagcttctttttttttagctcccAGCTGAACAGACAGATCAGTTTAAAGAAAAGTCAGTGAATGCCTCATCAGGAGTTTTTTCAGCTGTCACTTTAAAGGGAATGGAAATCATGCCAACgctccctaaaaaaaaacaaaaaaacaaatctttccCTTCTCTTAGTGTTTCTTAAAAATACTAAATGACACACATTGTAAAGCAGTGTTGCCTTTTTCAATCTCACATCCTCTTTATGGCAACAGGTGAACGGCTTCCTGATGGAAAGGAGCcgttctttaaaaacaaacaaaaaaaaaaatacacgaCGACAGACACACCTGCTCCCACATGTTGCTGATATGTCTAGAAAACGGTGCgattgcagaaaacacacaaaataaaatatatataaaaaaaaaaaaaaaatggcatgaattacttgaaatgttttttttcccagtacATTTGTGTTGGTCGTGTTGATATACAGGAGTGGAAGTGGCGCTCTCCCTCTCCGgtttttccagtttttccaTCTCGTTCTTTGATGACCAGTCTTTACAAGCATCGCGGCCCCTTTTTCTGTGCGCTTTTCTCTAAAATCGGCCAGTTCTTGATTGAGGATGAAAAAACCTCTGTGACGAAAGCAAGATGAGCTTATCGTACAGAGATGGCCGAAGCTGATTGAGCTAACTAGCCTACGCTTTAAATGCCAAACTATTTTTGGTGTCTGTCGTGAGTTTGTTGAGGATAAAACCTCCTCTGCTGTGCCGCCTGAAAGCACCCTTTCAACTTAAAACCTAAGAGTATCGACTAGCACCAGTATGTGCACCTATTTCTTTTATCTGTGGCTTTACTTTGTCGCTTTTTTACCATGAATATGGTACCATGGTACGTGTATATACAAGATCCCAAATCTCAAGCTATCTACTGAGATTTTCTGTGTAtagaatgtaaatataatacatGATATGCACAATATCATTAAAGTTTACAGATGAGTAAAATCTCTCCAGTCCTATAGGTATCCTATAATGATTTTGGTACAAAAATGCCACTGCGTTCATCTTGCTTTTGTCTGTCGTAGCAGACAAACACTTCAGCGACAGAAAAGTCTCAGTGCTCCAGTCTGTCCTCTGGCCATTAGAGAATCCTTTATAACTCTGTTTACagctgaaacaaaaaagaaacgGGGGGCTAAGAGCTGAACTGAGGAGTCTAATGTTTACGTCTATTCCTCTGGCTCCTGGCTGTGAGGGAAGGGTAGAGTGACAGCGTGCTCTTGAGCCAATGCAGCTAGCTCCTTGAGGAACTCACAGAAGATAACGGCGCAGTAGACGGCGTTCTTCACCCGAAGCGCCTCAGCTTGCTTCTCCAGGCCGGATGCGCCTCCACCTCCGCGGAACAGAGCGCTGTGCAGGGATTGGCCGCCGTCCCGTACGTGTGCCAGGGCCAGCTGAGCGGCGTGTCGAGCCCGGGTCGGGCTGTTGGTGTGACGAAGGATAAGGTCTCCGAGAGATGGCTTACGACTCTTCACTGGAACCAGAAGACATGACGTTCGTGAGTCATCGCAGCGCTAACGAGGATGTTGTCAAGTCAAGAATGAATGTTTCCACTTATGATACAGTATTTGACATTTGCTAACAATTTACAGCAAAACTATACATCTTAAGCTAAGCCTTCTCCTCTCAGATTAACCTTCAAAACTCAAAAAATGAATTCAGCTACAGCAGTGAAATAAACTATTTGTTTCCAATTCACTGATTCAGAAACTTTGCATCttgaaaaaagataaaataagagAATTCATATCACATAATCAACAGGACTCACCTCATTAcactttgatgttttattgcttttatgtttttgtatttatttatcaggcTTGCATCTAAAACTATATATGGGTATGTACAGAATATtatgtcatttaattttattgctCTTATGTCAATAATTTGTGGGTAAATCTCCTggttatattttcattattaaagtTAATTTGTATGTGAAGCACTTAGTAACTGCTGCACTGTATGAATTGTGCAACagtctataaataaaattgccTCGACTTTAAAGGAAGATTTTAGATTAAATAATACAAAGATAACTTGTTACATCTTTTCTGTATTGTGGGGATGGAGGCAGTGACTGGTTGTATCAATCATCACATGTTTTAGTCTTTAATTACTATGCAAAGAGGTTTCTTACAAACTGTAGCAGGAACCGGATTCTGTTGTGGTTTAATGGCTGATAGAAAAGGCAGAACCCAACAATCAACCATCCACGTCTGCCTGATCTGATATCAGCAACATACATACTAAGAACATACAACACACGAACAGATAAGATAGTGTCTTGTTTCCATGCTCACCCAGTGAATCAGAGCGCCGCAGGGTGGGGACAGCAGGCGAGTCGGTCCAGTCCACTTTGCCTCGGGCCACCAGGTACTGTTGGGCTTTCTTCAGCATGGCAGGGAAGTCCTCATGGGAGGCTGCAAACGCCTCGATACGGTTCTTCACAGAACCTAGAACCTGAGGAGCGTTGGGGAACAAAGCttcagatgtttgatttgattgtttttaagGCCAATTCATTCTGTCTGCTTCCACAGACAGCTGCGGACTTGCACGCAGACCGCGGACGTGGTTCTGTTCATCTGCAGACACAGACCTGTTTGCTTTGCTAGCATGTGCAGCTGGCTTGTACAGTCCTCACGGTCACAAATATTGGGCTGTGCACGTACGTCCACAGAGGCGTCTGCACAGCCATGTGGACGTGGAGAGTATGAACAGGCCTTCAGTGATTCCTCAGTCAGTGTTGAATAAGAATAACCTGTGTTATGAGCTAACCTCAGAACCTTACAGCAGTGATGAGTGAGGACAGTTTGTCCTGACAGTGGAGCAACAGAGAAGGCCGCTGTCATTCAAATCTAAATAGTGGATCATTACTGTGCTCAGCAAACTTCATGTGACATACAGTAGGAGCTctctagaaacttttttttactaaaaaaaaaaaaaaaaaaactctgcaaaAATCATTGTGGGCCTGATGCTATTGGAACACAAGCTAGCACAGAAGTGAGGTGGGCTGCAAGAGGACAGTTCTgcctaaaaacagaaaactcaatCACTTCAACTACAAATACAGAAACTATTTTGCTCAGACTTGCTTTAACAATGTAACACACTTGAAATGAAAGTTATAAGGCATTTCATAATGGGTGCGGTACCTGGATCAGTGACTTGACACTGGGCTGGAAGACCATGTTGGTGTTGAGCAGGAAGGAGCGTAGGAGGGGCTGAGGATAGCAGGCCAGCTGGGCTACGATGCCTGTCAGCAGGATGTTGACGTACAGCGAGTTTTGGAGCATGTTTTCCAGCTTGGCAAACAGAACCACCATGAACggacctgcagagagagagagagagagagagagagagagagagagatggatggtaGGAAAACACGTAACTCAAGCTCAGTTGCATGTGAACAAACTTGGGATGAGATcagatgtgtgtttgacagctttttttaaataagtgcGGTGGCGTGGAGGCAGTCAGACTGTGAGATATAGATAGCAGGGTGTGCTAACAGCTTGTATGTCAAATGGGGCAATTCTTCAGCAGTGCTGCCACTGTGGTGCCACCTATGAACTGTGGACTTTGACTTCATGGAAAAATGGAGAACTGTACATTTGAAGTAAGATTATTACAAAGTACAACAACTGTCTTGGGGTGGATAGTCCTGATAGAAAAGTTATTCAAGTGCTGTTGAAGCATGAAGGTGGCATTCCTCACCGCTTCAGCTTTCATCATTTCAACCAGAACTTCCCCTCAGTGTAATTTCACAACTGCAAAACCAAACTAATCAACCGACTAACTTTAATTCTCAAGGTCTGAATCAGGTTTCTATCTCGTTATATGCATCATacacaaaaaagatttatttatggTATGTAAAGGATGGTACGGAGACGGCGATTCTGCCAGCCAATCAGTGCGCTGGATCATGTCAAAATCTTTTGTTATGTTGATAAACCTCAAACAGCCGGCAGTTTATCAGTGGAGTCTGCTAATAAAAGACTTCTAATGAAAGTATATGACTACCATGACAATACATGAAgaacaaaatcatcatcatatccATTTGCTACAACGATGGCAGTAAGGGTGTAAAGATGAACTAGTCAGAGATACAGTATCAATATAAAAATCACTGATAAGAGATATTTCATGCAGAATCTCGGCCATCAAACACACAGTTCAACAAGTTGTATCATATAATGAATGATACAGCTGTCAATAACTCctaactctctttctctctgtattcagcgtttgtgtgtgtgtgtgtgtgtgtgtgtgtgtgtgtgatccgcCTCCTCTCACTGTAGCTTGTTACTCTCCTCAATCACATAAAGTTATCAACTCAAGGCAAGTAACACTGGTTATAACAGTTAAAGCTAATTCTGACTGGCACCAAGCTCATCATTACTGCAGGCATGAGCTGTTTTATTTGCGGCAACATGCGTCAATGCAGTGTTAATGAATTGATTAGAGATGCAACGATTGCAATTTTCTTGACCGGTTCTGATTTATTAAAAGTCTGACCTGCCGATTCAGATGTTCTTTCTTTATGagaatttaatattaaatatttctatatattCTTTCTAAGAACTATAATCAACAGCATCTACAAACATTCTTGTAACTTTTCTTCAATGCAATACTGAAATTCAACTGTTCATTAACTATTTAAATAACTTATAATTTTCTTCTTGAAATGGGACACGTTCACCACCGTGATGGTTTTTAAGTGTCTGATTCACTTAGTTGTTCCAAATGTTTTCTAGGTTGTTCCTCCATGGCTTATTCTGGACTTAAAAGGTATTAAAAATTATgagctttgtgtcttcttcactcacAGTGAAGAACTTCCACACCAACGCCTGTTGTCTGTTGCCTACTGcctgttatgtgtgtgtgactgtggcTGTCTGTGAAAGAATGAATgcattattttgtgattttttcaTAACGGCTACGTTATGAGGCACAAATAAACACCCCCATaaccctgcgggaaggtgccAACATGCCTGATCTTACCTGTGTATGGCTGAGAGGCAGGCTGATTGAGAAGTCTGGGGGGACTGCAGATGCTCACTACAGAACTATCTCCCTTAACGTCACTGGTCAGCTTCACCTCCAGGCCCGAGGGCAGCTGTTGTTCCTCCTCCTGCCGCTCAGCGGTCAGGGACACTCTGGTGCTTTCCTCCTGCTGGCAGGCTGCTCTGTTGCGTTCTCTCACCCGGTCCTCCAGCTCCCTCAGCTCCTGGCTGAAGGCCTCGATGCTGATGCCCTGGCCGTTGGAGTCTGCTGGGAGCTGTGGATCTCCTGGTGCTtgctccagcagctcctcaatAAGACTCTCTACAGATTGTTGTGTCTGGTTGGCTTCTGGAAGATCTGAGGATGCGCTGTGCGGGTTTGAGGTGTCGCTGGTCAGCAGCTTGGTGTCCGACATTGGCTGTGTGATGGAGCTCGGAGAGGGAATCTGCTTAGGGCAGAGAGATTTTGCATCATTCATGTCACTGTTGCTAAATATTGACTGTGGGAGAGCAGTGCAGCTTTGGGAGGGGCATGTGACCAGGGATCCGTtttgatttgcattttcatCCAAATACTGCTGCTCGCCCAAGTCTCTCTTCACTTTCTTTACCTCCAGTCCTCTATCCCGACTGTCTGAGCAGCCATCCCCCGACCCCATCGTCCCGTTGTACATGGCCTGGTAACTAACAGTGATGGCAGAGGTTGGAATGTGAGGAGCCGGGGACGAGGTGGGGTGGGAGGTCGATAAAGGGGCGGCTGAAGACGAGGAGGAAGGGACGAGAGGAGGCACGGGTTTTGGCAGGAGCTCCTCTCTCTGCAGGCTGCGTTTCTTGGAGCGTGGCGTGAGGCTGATGCAGTTGTTTTTGCCGATGGTGACGTCCCACTCTCCACTGTCCCGCTCTGAGCTGCTCCATTCGGACCGTGCCGCCGCCACGATGGCTGCCCTCTGCTGACCTGGAGATGTGTTACTGGTTCCTCCTTGCTGGAAAGAGAAGTGCTCAGGGACCATTGCTATGGAAGGAGTGGAGGTAGCAGGAGGCGGGGGTGGAGGGGCCGCGTTCGGGGAGGGGTTTTCTCCGTCGTAAGGCGCCGACCAGTCACGGCAGGCCCAGGAGCAAAGCTCGATGCCTCGCCGGGCATCTTTGAGGTACTCTAGGTAGCCCGAGTCCCAGTCCAGACACTCTGTGTGGGCCTGCTGCTGGTGCATCGGGCTATCAGGGGACATTGGGTGAGGGCTGGGAGGACCCTGCTGCGGCGGCTCCACGCTGGTCGGGGTAGAGGGACCCCCTCCTCCTGATCCGCCCCCACTACTCTGTTGGCGAATGAAGAAGGCTAAGCGGGACGGTGTGCTGGGTCTGGGCGGGGCTGGAGACTCTGTGCTGGGGCTGTTCAGCACTGCAGGCAGACAAAACAGAAGCAAATGtgtcagaaagaaaaacataaatgtgcAGGAAACACTGAACTTTTACCATCCTTTCCTCTCATTGGAGTCACCATGAAATTGACTTTTAGTAGGGAGGCAATCTATGACTCATCATCTTCACAAAAGGTGGCACAGAATAAGAGACGGATGCAGTGGCGGCAGGATtgtcattaaaaattaaaaatgtttttggggTGTTGACATCCAGttataaatgtcaaatattcattATTCACAGGCGTTTGTTGGTCACCTTTGCCCCAGAATGCAGAGTCCTCGTCCCGCTCAGCAGAGGGCACTGCACTCAGCCGGCAACACTCTGGGATCAGTGCCAGGAACTTGTCTGCTGACTTTCCATACATGTCAGTCTCCCTGATGGCACGACGCTGACTCAGCATTACATGGGTACAGGGCAGCAGATACCTGGTaccaaaccacacacacacacacacacacacacacacacacacacacacacacacacacacacacacgcacacacacacacacacacacgcacgcacgcacagatgcacacacaaatcTTTAATTTGATTTTAGGTAGTGCAGCCCATTCAGGCTCTCAGATAAAAGTAGTTATTTGGATCTTAACTGATAACTGTAGTTATTGTGTCTATCAAGATTCTCAATCATCCTAATGATGAAACATTCATATAAACTGGATTTGCTGACAAAATATTAGTAAAAATTCgaaaaaaatcttcttttcAAGCATTTATCTTccaatatgtaaatgtattttacagataaataaaactggtGAAGCTAAATAGCCAGAcacaccttaaaaaaaaaaaaaatcaaatgatgGAGGGACAAAAATACTAGAATTGTACACACTGCTGTACCTTCCAACAACTCATAGAGAAAGGCTGAATGACTGAGTATGTAGGCGAGATATTTTCCACATTATGTTTTgcatataaaaatagaaataaaaataaaacctttagGAAGACTTGCTCAGATGTGCACGTACCTGAGAACAAGCTGCAGCATGATGTCTTCGCAGTTCAGGGAGAGAAGAGTCCTGAAGAGGCTCAATGATACCATGCAGAGCTGCAACACAGAGGTCAGAAGTTACAGTTATTATCCAGAGACTAGATCATGTATATCAAAACCAATTTGACCAATGCCAACCAAAAACCAATgcactacttttactttcagaAAATAGGGAGAGacagcaggtcaacagtatcTGTCACATAGAAGTgatatacatcatctgaaagctgggagcCTGAAGATTgatttgagatgcagctcagcactgtgtgtcacaACAgggtcattttatacagtgaggtcaagtttaaaaaaaaatggtttcactacaatgaaatgacTACTTTGGGGACTAACACCATCacacaagagtctcagctttccagtcatacccaatttatttttatttatctgcgATTAAATaagcacatatactgtatatttccacCCCTTAAAGTCTCCATGCCAACCGTTTGCCATGAATATTTCTATAGATCTGCTCCTGCCCACgctgtataaataaagcttgaatgaatgaatgaaccgATCATAGATTTTCAACGTCCACTTTCAAAGGGAGAAACTTGCAACATGATATCAGGATgaatcatgtgttttttttcctaaacACACGACTGTTTCCCAGTGACtagaatttgtttattttgaggGTTCAGAATTTATTAAACTGAGGactgtgtgcacacatttgACTGTGGGTTGATTTACCAAATAAGAACAATGTGCAACAACCAATAGAAGCAGCAAACTTGATGACATttacttttctgtgtttgctctgaaaaaaaacaaatacttcTTTATTCTGCTGGAATCATTTTCaatcaatttttttgtttgaagccCACTCACCACCCACGCATCTAGGTTCATATGAGGTCCTCAAGGCtccatcacaaacacacacacacacacacacacatatatatatatatatatatacagaccCTTGAATTACTGCTGATGCGTGTGAGAAGTGTGTCCAGGATGGTATCGTTGTCGTGGCGATGCAGCAGGATGAAGCGCAGGAAGGTTTTGAGGAGGGATGTCTCCGTCACGCTCCGCAGGAAAAGGTCCAGGTACGCGGTGCTAGCGATCATCTCATCCACAGATGACTAtgaaccaaacacacacacaagtttgtcTCAAAACTGCATAAGAAGGCGATTTGACAACGGTCCTCTGAATAAGATGAAGTCTAAGATTAAAAACATGCAGAAGGACAATTTGTTCAAACATTGTGAAACAGCTGTTTGCTTTGATTCTCTTGAGTCATCTTTTGAAGAAAGTCCAGCAAACAAATCTGTTCACACAATTGTTCTTACTCTCCTGCAAAAAACACTTCCACAACAAAAGAAGGATTCCAGTAACTCAAGAGGAGCAATAACAAAGTGGTCATCTTCAAATATGGCACATCATTTGTGGTACACCCCACCCTGTTTTCCTTAAAGGATCAGTTGACACAGTTCtctgttttcacacagaaattGCACTTTTTCCCCACATACTCCTAGTGGAATCTAGTAATGCAGATAGTTTCTGACGCACAACAGAATTTGAAAGTCTTAACATCAGTGTGTCTTTCTGGGAACAATGTCCAAAGAAAACTCAAAGACCTCCCTAACATCTGTTAACCATAGCAAATATTTTCAAACAACAAATTAGTCACTATTCCAACTGTTGACAGAGAGCTCTGTGATTATCCAGAGGAGTCTTGACCTTGTTTCTGGGAAGACCTGCCACTCATCCCTTTCCTACCTTGTGCAGGGCGGGACCCATGACGGGTACAAGGAAGCCGTTGTGGAGGTAGTCCAGAAGCTGGGAGCGGACCAGGGGATGAGAGACCTGCACCACAGCATTGCAGAACTCAAGCGAGTTCATGAACAGCACGAGTGACGACACGCCCATCCAGTCCTCCCGCCGCAGGGCGTGCCAGTCGTCACCTCGAACCTCAATCTTCCTGGGCAGAGAGGAGTAGAGGGCGCTGAGGCCTGTGGCCAACACCtgaggagagacacagaggctaCAGGTCAGACCGCTGAACCTCGACAGCCCCGGTGCAGCTGGTGAGCATAGAGTTCCCATGGAAACATGTGTGCATCCTGGTGCTAAGGAGTACAACTGCATACGTCGAAAAggtagtataaagccttttgtgtctccagagggagccGCATGAAATCTGATACATttcctcaagtgatgtcacttgagtcagtgttgGTTGGGGCTGGAGACTACaagtgtgaaaaatgaaaaaaacctgGGGATgaggagttagaaagaagtcaAGTTgacagacctctgtagcccattcttcttctgtgctggaggctagcagctccaggctacattagctgctactagcagcataacacacctgaatctccaACTGAACTGTCATCTGTTAAGTTgcatcatgggtaatgtaggtgtcaggttttgacaaggggacgaatgcatggaataaaaaatatgatatctctggttctgctgcatcaattttgatatttcttttcCAAAAAGTGCCATGCTAAACCAGCGGAGACTTTTAAGGCTcgttgttttcagtttttacagattttcacAGATAAatacttggattttttttatacaacaacaacaaaaaaaccctgaatGATGAGCTTGATATATCCTAACTATTATCTAAATATTATCACTGACAACTGAAGAGACAATTATAATTGATGGACCGCATTTACTGTATAAAGCAATATACAACAGGTCTCTCATTCAcccacgcacgcacacacacacacgcacgcacacacacacacacacacacacgcacacacacgcacacacacgcacacacagtcatgAAGGTGTCCTGGTATTTGGgctcagtgtcttgctcaaggagcTGGAGATTAAGACAAAAGATTGCTCAACCCCACCCTCCATGTTTATTCTAGGAAACGATATGTTTCTAATATACATAATACTGACCAGTGTTCTCTTGTGTCTGAtgaaaacacagtttgttttaataacagtgtgagtgagtgtacGGGCAACAACTCAGCAAACTTCAGTGGTTGGAAAATGGAAGTTGGACATGCAATAAGTCTTCCCAGTATGAACTGTCCAGAGGTAATGGAAGAGTCCCGATTTAAAGCCATCTCAGGTGAGGCATACTTTAGTGTGTTGACGACAGCagataatttttatttttgcttgcatgatatgtaaaaataaatacaatgggCATAAAAACCTGGACCTGGTAGTGGGAATACTTCATTGAACCCAGCCCATTAGAAAagagatgcagtgtgtgtgtgataaacaCTGCTCGCTGTGCACTAAGAGGTCCATTATGCTGGTCTAAGAATCTACTGCTACATCCTTAATGTCAAAACAAGGTCGACTgcagagtgtgagagagaatgcATGGGCAGAAAACAGTGTGAttgaggcagagaggagcaTTTGCTCCTTGATGCCACCTCCACTGGTCTCTCTAGTCAGTAAGTAGGTCAGACTGAAGCTGCTGGAAGGAGGACGAGCAGAAAATAGCTGAGCCAGCTCTTTCACAGCACAGTGTACAGGCAGAGCAAAAGATAAGAGAACTGACCAAAGCATTAAACCACACGCATCATAGACTAGATTGGATATGTAACACTGTTCACTCTCATAATGCAGTTTTGAAGCTTCGATGTCGCTCCGTTGCGACACTTTAATTAGACATACAAGTGCAATCAGTGAAATATGGCTCCTTAGTACCTCCCAGTGGCAGCTGGAGAGAACTACAACAGGCAAACACTGGTACTCAGTCTTCCTTCACAGCCttctttaatattttctctTGTTTACAGACCATGTGATAAAACACTGAGTGTATGTTCACCACTAGAAACCCAAAGTTCAATCCTGAAATTTAAATGATCGTTTAAAATACGATCATCATTTGATTGTTATCATCTACTAGGAGCCCTGCAATATCCCATCATGTGGTTAAGTCTCAGTGAAATGTTGATTAGCTATGTTGGAagtttatacagtatttatttgtgtgGTGCAGCAGCAGTAAGGAGTTCTActaaagacaaacacaagcagcttGTGAAATTCAGTTAGGtggttcttttttcttttttttttttttttttttttagacatttacaggaaatgttCAAGGTTGAGACAGAGCTGAGAGGATGTAGATAAGTATTAATGTTCTGTCAGAGTCATCTCCTTCCCCTTCCATTATCACATGCCATCTCTAATGCATCAGAACTACACAGCAcgcgggcacacacacacacacacacacacacacacacacacacacacacgcacacacacgcacacacacgcacacacacgcacacacacgcacacacacacacacacacacacacacacacacacacaagtttgcccagctatccttgttaggacattgcattgacttccattcattgtggacagcctaacccAAAACCTAACCAGttcatgcctaaccctaactttaactAACCTCAATTCACACTTTACCCCTAACCTTTACCAGGAAATGgcgttttgcctcattaggaccaggctttggtccccatgaggactactggtcctgACAAGATCGGTGTTTATACCGGAAAAGGTCCCAATGAGGTGACAAAAACGTGCACACACGGCCCagaatgacatcatcaaattgCCTCTTTTGTCCGAGtgacagtctaaaacccaaagatatttgaTTCACAATGACACAGAACAGAGAACAGAACAGTAAATCCTCACACCTGAGAAGCTAGAACCAGAcacttgacatttttgcttgataaatacCTACAATCATCatctgattatcaaaattgatgcTATTTTTTGGATGActgactaaacaattaatcagttttgCATTATTAAAGCATGGGTCATATTCATGTGTATATCTGCTTGTAACCCTCTTTGTGTTCTGGTATAAACCCTCAGTGTGTTCTATGCAATCACAAAATAAGGAATATgttaaaaacaagtaaacaacatATAAACAAGTTGTCCCGACAGGTGGAGTCCATTATCACCCTTATACAACGGCCAATTACTGTGCTTCAATTATCAGTTATAATTAACTTCTAAAATAGCAAGACA
This genomic interval carries:
- the fhip1b gene encoding FHF complex subunit HOOK interacting protein 1B; protein product: MSWLSRLNPRGPGSRSSRSATPSSPCTADPETCLMVFENHWRQVSWVLEQHEPSSSSDDLTAVRNHTDQMLCLLAEERPAEGSEGAANVTPMGPILEMVVTENILECVVQWHLRRGLDPDSQGALLKLFEMLIGQSQQPLLQHTAVLHPLLRLLGACADPELGCPSALENSLVLLLNQVCVSMARQPVVLEMLFRAAPAQQGSTNLLIFSLLVPFIHRDGAIGQQARDALLLVMAASASHEAVARYIAENSYFCPVLATGLSALYSSLPRKIEVRGDDWHALRREDWMGVSSLVLFMNSLEFCNAVVQVSHPLVRSQLLDYLHNGFLVPVMGPALHKSSVDEMIASTAYLDLFLRSVTETSLLKTFLRFILLHRHDNDTILDTLLTRISSNSRLCMVSLSLFRTLLSLNCEDIMLQLVLRYLLPCTHVMLSQRRAIRETDMYGKSADKFLALIPECCRLSAVPSAERDEDSAFWGKVLNSPSTESPAPPRPSTPSRLAFFIRQQSSGGGSGGGGPSTPTSVEPPQQGPPSPHPMSPDSPMHQQQAHTECLDWDSGYLEYLKDARRGIELCSWACRDWSAPYDGENPSPNAAPPPPPPATSTPSIAMVPEHFSFQQGGTSNTSPGQQRAAIVAAARSEWSSSERDSGEWDVTIGKNNCISLTPRSKKRSLQREELLPKPVPPLVPSSSSSAAPLSTSHPTSSPAPHIPTSAITVSYQAMYNGTMGSGDGCSDSRDRGLEVKKVKRDLGEQQYLDENANQNGSLVTCPSQSCTALPQSIFSNSDMNDAKSLCPKQIPSPSSITQPMSDTKLLTSDTSNPHSASSDLPEANQTQQSVESLIEELLEQAPGDPQLPADSNGQGISIEAFSQELRELEDRVRERNRAACQQEESTRVSLTAERQEEEQQLPSGLEVKLTSDVKGDSSVVSICSPPRLLNQPASQPYTGPFMVVLFAKLENMLQNSLYVNILLTGIVAQLACYPQPLLRSFLLNTNMVFQPSVKSLIQVLGSVKNRIEAFAASHEDFPAMLKKAQQYLVARGKVDWTDSPAVPTLRRSDSLVKSRKPSLGDLILRHTNSPTRARHAAQLALAHVRDGGQSLHSALFRGGGGASGLEKQAEALRVKNAVYCAVIFCEFLKELAALAQEHAVTLPFPHSQEPEE